The Haliaeetus albicilla chromosome 27, bHalAlb1.1, whole genome shotgun sequence genome segment CTGGTAGTATCTAGCGAATTGCTTTAGCTCTTTTGTAAACTTTTTCACCTCCAAGGGGTGGTATAGAGCAACGTACATGCCAATTACTACACCCTAAAGCCACAGATACAGGTAATTACTTAAAAGCTCCCCATAACCTTAGTCTGTGTGGTAGCATCTTGCAGCTCAGGGGACTTCAAAATTTGATCACTAGAGGTGCAAAGTGAGCCAAACTCAGTGTGGCATAATTCCACACTGAGTTGGCAAGTTTTCCATTTCTGACTTTGCAAGAAGTTGCACCTGTGTGTGCCTTTTGCCTCAGCCACCAGTGAAACATTGCCCTCGTGGAATGTGACTGCTTTCTAGCTGCAGGCAACAGGGATGCTTGGAGCTGAGGACAAGAGATTGAGGAGCTGTAGGAGGAATTTGAGTACTGGGCATGGCAGGTTTAACAGGTCAAGTGGCATGAAGAAGTAAATGGGAACTTCTATCAAAGTGgcaaagaataagaaaattaaaagataatttcATAGTAATAGGTGTTGGTAGTAAATGATAGGTTCCttacaaaaaaataagtttggGTCTAAATTTATGTACATTTTCCTAATCTAAAAGTGAGTTTTAAATTATGGAAAATCGTCAGTTCAGTAGTTTTCCAAATAGGCAAAGTCCACACAGTTTCTACTTAGCAAGAGAGTTACTAGTAAGAGGGTGTGCAGATAGTTgatataaagaaaacattttttaaactgttgtaGTGGGACTTGCATGAGCTGAAGTTTGTTTTGTGACACCTTGCTTGTCACCAGGCTTTCTGGAAATCTGAATAAGAAATGTTGGTGTTAGGGTAAACTCATTGGTATAGCTTTTGTGGGGAGGTTTATGGCTTTGTTTATACCGTGCATTTTTCCTCTATGGATATTCAGTGAAAAAATCTTGAAAGTTAAAATGTTAAGTGTTGTAAGTCTAAAAGGAGACTGTCCACGTGGCATATTGTTGCAGTTACAATGGGTAGAGGCTATAAGTTGAACTTCCTtctcataaaaaataaatgcacatggaaggaaagaaactgctGGCAGAAATTCTTTGAGAAACTTAGGATTTGGGAAAACTTTTTTCTAGGCACCCTGCAAAAGACATTCTTCTCTTCCTGcacttgcttctgttttttcacaGGTTGATTAAATATTGTCTGAGCAGTGTTGAATGATAGaaacaaactttctttttcaagaaagaaactTTTGTTCTTCAAGCCAGTCTCGTTTGGTGCTCTGTTGGAGCTCTGACTGCAAATGTGCCTAGACCCTTGGAAAAATCTTTGAACAAGCAGTGAAACAGATGTTTTGACACAATAGCAAAGGTCACTTCTGCCCAGTTTTCTTGCAGAATTCTGTGGGAAATTCAGAGAAAGGGCAGTGTAAGAGTGTAAAATAATGTGACATCTTTCCCAGggcttaaaaatacatttgcatttctgttgtCATGATGAAGCCATAAATTTCAATTATCTAATACAAAGACATTCTGaatttcagaagaggaaagTACAGCTATTATTAGATATGCATATGGTGATAAAATCAGAGCTGAAGCTTCAAATCGAAACAGCATATGCAATTCTTTCCTcattttagaattttaaaaaataaatcgaCTACATTCAGCGTACAAGAAAGGAAATCCTGAtttgtactctttttttttttaactcattttttaaaactctttccTTATTATAAAATCATTAAGTGAAACTATTAATAGCTTGAAGGAAGAGGAAGTAGAAATGAGTGTAGAAGACCATATTCAGTAATTACGGGAAGCCATAATTCATGGCCTGAGTCTGGTGAAGCAAATCAATTTTCCTGCTTAGAGCCTGGGGATGCAACACAAGGTATGGCCTTGCAAGTGAATGTGacaaaaacaatattaaaatatgagatacaacaataaaaatgataGCATGTTTCTGCAGGTTGATTTAAATTAAGATGGACTTGGGGCAAACTTTACAATTTCTCTGGCACACTTCTCAGAACGACATattattttgacttttaaatCTGAGGTGTGTTTGCGCTTTTTATTCTGAGGTCTCCCAACTGTAATTCAGGCTGTGTAGTATATGCTTGGATAATTAACTAGAAACTCTGAGAAATACAGCCGAGTATCAGCAACTGGATGAAAATTATGACCCTCTCTTGGTTTCTTTTAACAGGAAATATCCATATGTTCTCCAATGTAGCCAGAGATGCGCACTATTATCCACGGAGGCACCGAAATGAAAGAGTGTGGACACAGGagcaagaggaggaagaaaacaggccACAGGTAGCCAGGAGGAGGGATCTCTTGGGCTTAAATATTTCACCAGGGTGAGGGGTCCACTTACACTTCTGAAGCCAGGACAAACCTTCCCATGCTTACATGCTCAGTGTTTATCCTCAAGTGCTGCAGCCAAAATGGATGTTTTCAAAAGTAACTAGATTGTCTTTTATTAATcactactttaaaaatacattgtattAACAGGATTACAGGCCCTGGAGTTTCTGTCACCTAGTGTTTTGCTGGTGCTTGCTTTTTGCAAGCTCAGATGGTTTGGTAAGCCAACAACAATTAGTCCAAATGTGCACTAATAATGCATACAGAAGTACTGGCTTATCCTCATGGTATATTTAACCCTTCAGGAAATAAGCACGCAACTTCTGCTCAGGTGCTGCACAGGCTTCTTCCACCCAGGGCAGAATGGGTCTGGGATACGTTTCTACCAACTGAAACCTCCAGATGAGACACAAGGTGTCATTTGTTGCTGGTGCACATATACATGTGCCACCTGCCTTGGAAAAGTCTTCTTCCATAGGCAGTCTGTTAACCTAACAAGGTTCTCCAAGGAAGATGAATTTTTCCCTGTGAGTCTCTTATGGTTgggctctgaaaaaaaaacgGATACAGCCTATAGACAGCTAAGCTAGGGCAAATGAATCCCACCTGCTACTGCATCAGGTATTCTTGCTGCTATCCCAGAGCAGAGGGTAAAGTCTAAATAGCTGCATATTATATTTTGCTCCTGATAAGAAAAGGTGTTTTAGAAAGGCGGTTTAAAAATCGGATGAAGAGCAGAAGTAAAGATCTGTGTTTTCTCTATGACTATCAGAACTCTTTggtcttttaatattttttccccactcttttGTTCTAAAttcattcaaacaaaaaaaaccaagtgCTTGCATACTGTCCCAAGTCACACTACATGTGGTCTCTTAACCCTTTACTTTTCAGCCATTTTATCCAGTGTTTGAACAGAGATTGAGATTTTTAGAATGCGTGTAGCAAAATTCAGAAGATGCACAGAAAGCCATAGGCACAAATAGGAATTGCAATGTGTTCCTTTGGTTTGGGTTGTCACCTGGTCACTGACAGGTGGGCATCCATTGCCTTGTGAAGGAAGCTGTAGATGAAAGAAATGTCATGAAAATataattgaaagaaaatggcTTTAAAGAGTTTTCTGACATTATTAATAAaggtttttttgaaattaaatgtaattCCTCTCAAAATTTGAAggtatttcctcttttcttttcttctcagtttaCATTTGATACATTGTTGATCTATGATAGATAGCCTGGTTTCTGTGAACAGATGCATCCTTTTCCATCTGTATCTTTTTTTGACTACTAATTATTGTTGTTCTTTTCAGAATTCATATTCTGCATTTATTCAGTTGATGCCAGTtttcataataataatagtgTCAGTTATAACTCAGCTGATGGCCACAAACCCGCCCTACAGCCTATTCTACAAATCGTAAGTAatttaaaaccacatttttctgGTCTTCGGTGTTTGCAATAAGGAGGGAGACGGAAGTTGGACTTGGTAGCAAAATGCATGTTAGTGTTCCGTTCTGCTCTTTCTAGAAAGTGTTATCAATTTGTAAATAAGGAAATACCAACAGTCTCTATTGATGAGTACTCCTCAGCATTATCACTATGAAGTTAACTATGGTGTGCTTTATTGTACTGTGTGCTGAACAAATAGAGGCCTTGAGCCAAAAAGCTTTCTCAACTGGTGTGAAATGTTTCTGCACAGTGATACAGTACCAGGAATGTGGGTGTCGCCCAGCTACAGTGCTGATCAGCCTCTGGTCTGCCCAGCCCCCAGGGATCTGTGGACCACCACTGAGGTTCCCAtgtaaagcaattaaaaaatgaagcctGCAGTTTGCGGTATAAATCCAAATCCTCTCTGGAGCCTGAATTCCACTGGAAGAATTGTCAAGCTCCACAAATCATTAAAGCCTTGAAATGCCTTGGTTTAACATCTGTAAAGAAGCAGGACCCTGAGGTTGGAGAGGGTAAACTGAACTGGTCAGCTCTGGAAGCAGAAGGAATGCCACCAGACCTGCTGTAATCTGAGTTTGTGGGGCAGAAGAAAACCCACTGGCTCCTCTCAGCATCCAGTGTTGGGAGGAAGGAAGCTCTCTAGCAGGAAGAGCTCAGTTCAGTCACCTTCACTGGCTCTTACTGAGATAGGAGTGGGAGTCAGCAGGTTTTGGAGAACCTGCTGCACACAGCAGTAGCAGAGTGCTCCAAACACTCCCCTTGCTCACTTTTAGGAGTAAAACTACTTAGGTTTAGGCCCATATCCTCTCCACTGTCATAATAGCCCAAAACCCTTTATCGCTTTTTACCACAAGATGTCAGTGTGTAGACCTAGCATAAGAACAGGAcggtggttgggttttgggttgttgGGCGTTTTTTTCAGAGAGTGTTTTTGCTATCTGCCAGTCCCATGTGCAACTTCCCACACTGCCCCCAGAGCAGCTAATAtctcctgcttttcttcactACCTCCCCTTCTCCTGTTGATTTGAGATAGTCAGGTACACAGTCATGCTGTTTCTCTAAATcatatccttaaaaaaaaaaactaacagcctagaaactgaaagaaattgTTTATATGAAGAAAGCATACGCATCAGACATAGCGACAGAGCAGGGGTAGTCCAGAAAGTAGAAGGGGCAAACTGGATTCCATTGAGTAGAGTGTAACCTTTGTGTTTTGGCtgtctgcttctttctctgggcagtgatttgaaaaaaatgcctgGGTATCTTTGCTCAAATAAGGAAATTCAGTATAAGAGTGTAGTTTAACCCGGTGGCTGTGTCAGAGTGGCTAATTCTACCTACAGGATATTCTTCGGGATATTCCATGCCCCACTTCTCTTACTGATTATTATAAAACcctaaaagaaaatgtaactaGAATCTCCCCtgctaatttttatttctactaaAGGATCCAGAAATTGGGAAAATCTAGATCCAATTGCGTTGTGCCCTAAGCAATACCAGGGCCATATGCCTTTCCTATAATCTCTACATTTGTTATCAATTCCCATGGATTTCTGGACCTAGCTTGCCAGAAATTAccagcaaacagaagaaagtatATGGAGCTTCTGTTCACAGATAAAACTTGCTCTTGCATTTTGGAAGTCTCTTGACTGAGGTCTTGAGAACAAACACAGTATTCGGAAGGAACAGTGTCAGCTCAGAGTCGGTTCTTTGTAGATATCTCCAAATATTAgatattttctgtggtttttagTGGGGGGGTGAATCGTGTTTGCCTGAGACTTGTAATTTCCTTATTGGATGGTTGAGGGAGCCATAGTCCTGCAGAAAGTAACTAAAGAAGTTGTAACTACTGTCCTCTGGAAATGCTAATATGGAGAAACATCTCTTGATTTCTTTATATTTGAACTGCGAAAAGATTCTGTTTTCTCCATGATGTTTTCACAGGTCCATAGGCCACGTTATTAGTAGAGAAACAGAGAACTTGCAGGTGCCTTACTATGTTGATAAAAACTTTGAAAGGAATTATCAAGGAGCAGACCTTAAAGAGCTAGAGAAAACCGTTGAAAAAGATTACATAGACTATATTCAGACCAGCTGCTGGAAGGAGAAACAGCAAAGTAAGTTATTTTTGTTACAAGTGTGTGCCTACAACCCATCAGAAGTTGTATGATGGCTGTGCTTCACAAAGTGCTGCCATTTTTAGCCTCATTTTCCAATGCTTATCTCAAACCTTGCACTGATATTTGTCACATCTGCTCTTAACACTGAATTTGCTATTCTTGAAGGTCTGTCAAAATTCATTTTAGGTGATTCTAAGAGACAAGTGGAAAGTAGATTTCACCATTTGAGATATTTTTTCCACTCAGTTTTTATGCTTGAATAACTGTTAGTGATGATGTTTCAAACATGTAATCTGCCACATTTATCTAGCTCTGACAGATTGTTAGGGCTAGAAAAGATCTTGAGACATCACCTATTCCAGGTTTCCTTTGCTGGAGCAGAATAATTTTTGCTTCGACTGGCTCCACAAGAAGATTATCtaactttttcttaaaaacttcaTCAGAAGGAGATCCCATAGCCTGTTCAGGTGCTTTTGGTAATATTGCAGTGGACTCTGTTACTGGTATCAGTTTTCAAAGAGCGTGCTTCTTTGCGTGTTTTGTGCgcttatttgcattttctatCTTTAGATGAGTTTGAGATCATGTTTTTCACCATAGTCAAGattgtcttttaaaagcaagaattGAATGCAGAAAGGGAGAACACAAAAATGTGAGCATTCAAAATCATTATTCTCACATCGGTCCTAAGTTGATCAGTGGCACTTATAAAGGCATGTATTTTAACCCCATATCGTATTATCTGTTAATTACTACTAATCTAGTTCattgaaaacagagcaaatccCTGCTTCTTTTGGAACTGTACGAAATAACAGAAATCAAATTACAAGGACTAGCTGAAGTTAGGATGTTGTGACTGATTTCTTTTCAGCTAAAGAACTCATCACCTTCAAATTGAGTAAACACAAACTACTGCTGTGCATAAAGGAAACTGGAAGAAGTTGTTTCTGTGTAAATGTTTAATAGTAGTAGGCAAGCTGCTTTCACACACCAGTAGGGCTTTCTAAATTGCTCCATGCAAAACAGTCCTcagcacactgaaaaaaattgacTTTGCACTTGTTTACAGTTTCTTTACCAATTGCATCATTATGGAAGCACACACTTTGTCTAAACAAGAGATGTTTAATCCTGTGCTAGAGGTAACAATAGTGTTGCTGACTCCAGACTATTTACGGGTTTTTGATGGGAAGGGTTGTTTTGTTTACATCCAgagactgttttgttttattttacaaaaaagttACCAGTCttgcttttaaagagaaatatacAGATGTGGGCTCTGAAGTTAGAAAAGAACCCATAATATAAGACcataaaaatcccaaacaatCCTTTAGTTTTTGGTGTGCTTGACTTGTGATCTCTGAGCATCTGTGGCTGGCAGTGGCAGCCTCTAGGTATAATGTGGCAGTTAACCGTAAATGTAGGCTTCATGCGTAGGCTTGCTATAGgggaagaatttattttgtagAGAAAAATCCTTGTAATTGACCTTGTGCAACTGAAAGTGACCATACTGCCTCTTTCACGTAGACCTTGAGCTAAGGAATGCCATGCCCCAAAATGGGCAACAGGGTTTGCAAGTCTAAGAGAGTTTGGTAGAGACGGGGAGATGATCTAGCATTGAATGCCAATTAATGCCTGCAAAACAATGCTTCTCTGGAGCTTTTTACACTTACAGACTTTATTAGTCACACATCTGCAAATATATTTACAATGTCCACAATTAGCAGTAGCCTGAGGGAGAccactgtaattaaaaaaaaacaaaaacccaacacatttTCAGAATGATTACTATCTAGGCCAGCAAGCAGGTAATGAGCACAGCTGAGTCTGTGCTAACTTTAGTGCAGCCAAGtttgtaaaaaataaactgtgaaTACAAGATGGAGTGCTGGGGAAAAGTTCTCTGGAGATGTTGAGACAATTCTTAGCTGTTGCTTCATAATTTTTGTCCATTAATTCTTGTTTAAGTGTTTAACTTCATGTGGTCAACTTTTTTTTCGTCCATTGAATGTCTATTAATagtatgtttgttttgtttactgaGGGTGCGTTTCTCTTTAGCACCAGCAAAATGGACATAGATTAGTTAGATAGGaacagtttgatttttaaagtccTTGATTTTATGACTTGAAAGTGTTACCTGGTGCCCAGCTACCTTAAGGAAAACTTCAAAAGTAACTAATAGATCAATATCTTGTTCAGCCAGTCACTTGTATGCTGTGGGTTTTGGTCTTCTGAAATCTTTGATAGAATTCAGTACAAAAAGCACATCCCAGGTTTTTACAGGCGATTGTTCAGCTGTGAAGGCACAATTGTAAAGTAAGATTGCATAGAGCTCCAAGTTGTAGAAAATTACAAAAAGGCTactgaaaacagagagaatAAGGATATGTAGTTGGAATTTGGTATTTTACGACTTCCTTAAGAGAAAAAGTTCAAAGGAACAACTCTGAtgtaaaagattaaaaaatacaagaaacagACGTGATGGAATGAATGCTGTCAAAAGTGCAAGTATTTGCAGTGAATAATTTTGCCCAGTTGGATAACTGTAGAATTTCTTAGCTAATCAGCAAAAGAAACTTCTCTGAATTACTGGTGGGAAACAATTTAAACAATGggattatttcagttttatgttgcttttgagaagaaggggaagaaatatGCAAAGTGCATTTGAGATTGTATTGTTCATGAAAGGGCACAGAGGCCTTTCAGACAGGTCCCTCAGCTAGCTGTTCACCTTCCTGGAAtcaataccaaaaaaaaaccccaaaaaaacaagagagagaatTTATAATGCCTTCTGGGCAAACCTCTTGCCAGACAAAGTTTGAATTCTGAGAAGTGCAACATCAAAAAAACAATTATCTATACCTTAAAGTATATATTTGGATGCATGCTCTGTGCCCTTGCAGAATGGATCCACCAAAAGAATTGCATTTTTCAGTTACGTGGGCAGGGGTGTATGTCTTGTAGTTCCTGCTCAGCACATGAGGCTGCAGACAGCTGATGCAGCCCCAAGGAAGCAATAGGAAAAGTAGTCATGAGGCTGTCTTTCCTTCTGGCTTGTCACATAAATACTGCTGATAGGTGTAGAGTAACCCCCCTCCACCGGTCTGTGCCTGCTGATGCATCAGTAAGGACCAGTGCACGAGGAGATGAGATCTAATTCAAATGTAAGTAGTGGTATCACCTAAGACAGGTGCTGTGTTGCAGACCAAATGGTATCCTACTAGCCCCTTTTTGTGCACAGTTAGTTTAACATtctatgtatattttaaagcaattgcCTATTCTTTAGATCATTAACAATTTTAAATCTTATGTGACTTCTAAGCCATACTTTTatagtttgtgttttctttgtagaCAGTAATAATCagtcttatttttttgtgttggttaTTGTCCTACTAGTGGACTGGTAGAGAGGGTTATTATAACTGTTTGAGTTTTCAAGTAattatgaaaatactgttttcttaagTCGCTAGCCTGGTTACACCTGATGGCCACTCTTTAAAGAAAGTTGTTAACACGCCCAGTTTCACTGAAACAAGgtgaattagaaaaaaacatgccACAAGGATAACAAAGCACTGAGTTATTTAAAGTAGGCTCGCGGCTTCATCctaatataaatttttttcatctttcagagTCTGATTTGTCAAATTTGGCCAAGCTATACAGAGATGAGCGgttaaaacagaaagcagaatcaCTGAAACTTGAGCACTGTGAGAAGCTCTCCAGTCTGATTGGAATGCACAAAGGGGGCTGACCAGGGCACACACATTCTgtagttttatttattgctaatttaacttatgtttttattttcctttgtataaAAAGGGAAGGAGACTGTTGTAAAGAGTCTGAATATTGGAGTCCTGCATCTGGTGCAGAGATGGGCCAACACAAGCTGCAGAGCTAGTGTTTGCTATAATACATACTCTACACAATATTTGGTTCTAAGGACCAGTGGCGCTTTGTAAATTAATTCCCTGGGAAACGCTATTAGTTTGGAACCTGTCTTCATCGGTAGTTTGTCTGCCATCCAAACAGTATATACTTCCCAAGAGAGCAGACAAATGTCTtagctttctgtattttatatggACCTGCAATTCACTCGATCATACGCACAGCGTAGTTCTCAGTATTAAGTGCGCTAGCCTTCTCGTACTGATATCAAGCGGATGTCCTTGCTTCTACAGTGGTTTTGTAATGAGAACTTAGATGGAAGGCGGCATGTTTCCTGTTCGAGTGTAATATGCAATGCTTAATTCAGAAGAGTCAAGTACCTGCTTCAGGTGAGCACTTGAGCAGgctcccagctctccctgctgTCAAAGGGACATAACCCCGTGCTTGTCTGACTGGAGGGGGCACGCTGAGATGCCAGCAGCAACATCGAACAAGAAGATCGGAGTCTGTGAATTGCACCAATTCTGATGTCTGCCAAACTGTAGAGAAAGGacaactgtatttattttctcatatgTTTTCAGTGGCATATTTTTAAGCTGGCTGtctaattctgatttttatctgCAAACTCTTCTCCAGCTGTTACAGGGGTCCTGCTCTTTCTGGTACAGTTTTGATGTAGCATATTTTTACTCTGTTTAGCAGTTATGAATGTTTCACTGTAGAGATTAgtattgcaaagaaaaagatccATGTAGTAGTGTCCTGTTTTTTCTTGATCCTCCTTTACGAAACCAGGCATTTAAAGGCAGGTTGAGGATGGGTTATACTCGTCAGCAGCAGAGAACAGTGTTACTCCAGTTGAGCATCATTAATCTCCTGAGCCAGTTTCTCTGGTGGGGTGCCGCGGGTGCGTACCACACGTGGAATGAACTATTCTAAGAAGGACATCTCCGAGCGGTACAGGCACTGGAGGTGCAGGcttctgccctccctccctgaCGTGGGGACTCAGCGTAgccacagcagaggcagcactCGCCTCTCTGATGTGGAAGTGCGTGTCTATTAAAACTGAACAAGTCTCTGTTGTTGTCCCCGTTCCTAAAACTCGCTACAAGTAGCACAGGATGCCACAGATGGCCTTGGCTTAAACCTAGGAAACAAAAGTGCTCAAAGTTCAAGAAATGCCAGAATTAAAGTCACCTCTAAAGCTTAGACTTCAAGTCTCCACGTGCCTGGGCATTACAGTGCAGTCGTGTGCTAGTGCTCTGCCCGTGCGCCGAGGTTGTCCCGTTGGCATGGTGCACAAGTTGGCTGGTACTGAAAGCGGGGAACTGGGACCGAAGGTACCAGAAAGTGTCCCCTTGGTGTCCCTGTCCCATCCGTTACAGTGGTGGGAGGTTGGGCAGCAAGCGaagctgggagctgcaggaagAGAAGCTTTTCTGGTGGTCTGTGCCAGAGGAGGGGTGTTTGTCTTGGGTTTTGAGACTTGGTGCTTCTGCAGATGAGACGTACACACCCCATATATGATCAGACCATTGTAACTACAGCAATATTGGTGCTATGAAATGGTGGtgtgttaaagaaaaaataaaaagaacaacatAGTGGCTCCttaaaacagtgttttcatATTAACATTTGTTCCCTCTTGGGAAACTTTGTAGGAGTGCTTGGGGAAGTTGAGCAGAGTTTGTCAGCCACTCGGGACAGGATGAGTGCCAGTGAAAAAGGCATTTAGAGGGGGTTGTTGTGAACCATCTTGAGTGCAAGACTCTGCAAGGgcaaaaatgtttgatttttttagatTGGTAATGTGGctggcagtgggacaggcaGCTTTAATTCTGGTATTTCCCAGGTTTGAGCACATAATATGAGTgcatacaaaaagaaaaattcttttaatgttgctttttatatattaaatagTTTGTAGAATATATTTGAAATCTATTAAAGTGGCTGGACTTTGTTCCATGTTTGATATCTTCCCTGTCATTCCTGTTTGACTCCCATGGCTATAAAGTGATACAGGTGGGGAGACCAAACACGACAACTTTACTGGACCTGTGATGTCCTGTACGGAGCTTGAATTCATACGTAGTATTTTGCACTTAAAATGGATTGCACCTTTCATCCAAAGATCTCAGAGTGCTTTATGGAGGTGGGAGGTCTCCTGTGAGAAGCACAATGATTTTAAGTCTTCTCTGCAACTAGGAAAAGAGGCCAGGATGAAGCAGAAGGTCAAACTGGaaggtaaaaatatttcaaaaagcaataaGATGTTCTTTGTTTGTAATCAGAGTCAAGGGTGTTACGGATGACTATTTGCATGCCAGTGTTGTAGGCTGTGAATAAGGGCATTTGGCTCCACAATGTCTTCGGTGACGGGCTCGAGAACTTCCTTTTGTAAAGCGCTGGCATCGTACTCAAAAGGAAAATCGTTATCTCGTGCCCGTGGCTGTTCAAACGCATTGCTGTCACTAACCAAAGGTTACTTGCCATTGACTTCTGATAATTTCTTGGGTCtctaaagggagaaaaaggtgTTCCCTGAGCAGGCCTGTTCGCTTGGAGCAGTGCAGTGGGATGCTCTTGTTTCTTGGGGAATACCTGGGACTTGCAAATgggtttatatatatatatattgggtttttttaacgaAAGACTTGACATTTCTGTGCCTGTCTGTACCGTGGTAAAAGCCTGACTTTGAAACGAGAGAATGGTGCTGTCTGGGAGTTTGTTCCACGCGAAATGGCGGCAGCGGCCGCGGGGATGGGCGAGGAACTGACTGCTGCCCCTGCGGCCACAGCCCGCCCCAGGCGGCGGCGAGCCCGGGAGAGCCGCGGGTATTCCCTGGGGCCTCGGTGGAGGCCGAGCCCTTCCCCGGCTTGCGGAGCCGCGGCCCCGGTTCGGCGCCGGGGCAGGGGACGCGACGGGCGCGCTCGctgcggggcgggaggggggtgTCCCGGCCGCGGCCCCTTTAAGACGagagggggtggaggggggggcaggCGCGCGCGTTGCTAGGAGACGGAGAAG includes the following:
- the DNAJC18 gene encoding dnaJ homolog subfamily C member 18, yielding MTYTAEQLDGVRRIKRCRNYYEILGVERDASEEDLKKAYRKLALKFHPDKNRAPGATEAFKAIGNAFAVLSNPEKRLRYDELGSDQEHVSTGQARHYNYYTEFEADITPEEIFNVFFGGHFPTGNIHMFSNVARDAHYYPRRHRNERVWTQEQEEEENRPQNSYSAFIQLMPVFIIIIVSVITQLMATNPPYSLFYKSSIGHVISRETENLQVPYYVDKNFERNYQGADLKELEKTVEKDYIDYIQTSCWKEKQQKSDLSNLAKLYRDERLKQKAESLKLEHCEKLSSLIGMHKGG